A genome region from Musa acuminata AAA Group cultivar baxijiao chromosome BXJ3-5, Cavendish_Baxijiao_AAA, whole genome shotgun sequence includes the following:
- the LOC135638810 gene encoding GDSL esterase/lipase At1g28570-like, whose translation MAPIAPPPRLLPLLIVIAVLPGARRPASGCFTAIFSFGDSIADTGNAVRLGSLGASSGSPPYGRTFFDRPTGRFSDGRVIIDFIAQGLGLPLVRPYLDGGSGDDFRQGANFAVGGATALDLDFFSSKGIQASWTDRSLRVQIESFKQLLSSLSSDTKEVLNSSLILMGEIGGNDYNHPFFQGINADEVRTFVPSVVGAISSAINDLIELGVKTLLVPGNFPIGCIPAYLDVFQSKNVEDYDSQTGCIKWLNEFSEYHNRLLQDELDRLRKLHPHVTIIYANYYDATITFFRAPQLFGFKAPLHACCGSDGPYGVNRFVQCGHKDATVCSDPSSSISWDGIHLTEAAYETIARSLLEGPHAKPPVTRACPGAQRSAIDDF comes from the exons ATGGCCCCTATCGCGCCTCCTCCtcgcctcctccctctcctcATCGTCATCGCCGTTCTCCCCGGCGCTCGTCGCCCCGCCTCCGGCTGCTTCACAGCCATCTTTAGCTTCGGCGACTCCATTGCTGACACCGGCAACGCCGTCCGCCTCGGTAGCCTGGGCGCCTCCAGCGGCAGCCCACCCTACGGCCGCACCTTTTTTGACCGCCCCACCGGTCGCTTCTCCGACGGCCGCGTCATCATCGACTTCATCG CGCAAGGGTTGGGGTTGCCGCTGGTGCGGCCGTATCTGGACGGAGGTAGCGGGGATGATTTCCGGCAAGGGGCGAATTTCGCAGTCGGCGGGGCCACCGCGCTCGATCTTGACTTCTTTAGCTCTAAGGGGATTCAAGCTTCATGGACCGACAGGTCCTTGCGTGTTCAGATCGAGTCGTTCAAGCAGTTGTTGTCTTCGCTCTCCTCCG ATACCAAAGAGGTGTTGAACAGTTCATTGATCCTGATGGGAGAGATTGGTGGAAATGACTACAACCATCCATTCTTCCAAGGAATAAATGCAGATGAAGTAAGAACCTTCGTTCCTAGCGTCGTTGGTGCAATCAGTTCAGCAATCAAT GATTTAATAGAACTTGGGGTAAAGACATTGTTGGTTCCCGGGAACTTCCCAATTGGATGTATTCCAGCATATTTAGATGTCTTTCAGAGCAAGAATGTTGAGGATTATGACTCGCAAACAGGCTGCATCAAGTGGTTGAATGAGTTCTCTGAGTACCATAATCGCCTACTCCAGGATGAGTTGGATAGGCTTCGGAAGCTTCACCCACATGTCACTATCATTTATGCAAACTACTATGATGCCACCATAACCTTTTTCCGTGCTCCACAACTCTTTG GATTTAAAGCTCCACTGCACGCATGCTGTGGAAGCGATGGCCCATATGGCGTCAATCGATTTGTTCAGTGCGGTCACAAAGATGCAACAGTCTGCAGTGATCCATCTAGTTCCATCTCCTGGGATGGTATTCACCTAACCGAGGCAGCTTACGAGACAATTGCAAGAAGCTTGTTAGAAGGACCACATGCCAAGCCTCCAGTAACCCGAGCATGTCCAGGCGCACAACGGAGCGCAATTGATGACTTCTAG
- the LOC135638237 gene encoding putative pectinesterase/pectinesterase inhibitor 28: protein MGNMKVAALSVSAIVLVAIVATVAVTISNLDSEPAKTQFSSSQKNIKDFCNPTDYQETCESTLSAAAGNSTDPKELVNLAFQITIDQIKEAFNHSTVLSEAAKNPRTSDALENCRELLDYAIDDLRSSIDQLEGFSLIKLDKFLDDLKVWISASITYQETCLDGFENTTTNAAESMRKALNSSAEMTSNILAIVINLDNTLDSLNLGISRKLLAEEYPSWVSLGKRRLLQLSPAELKPNVTVAQDGTGDVKTISDALLRVPKKSNHTFVIYIKEGVYKEKVQVNRSLTNVIMVGDGTNKTKITGSLNYIDGTATFKTATVAVIGDGFIGKDLWIENSAGAAKHQAVALRVQSDKSVFYNVRIDGYQDTLYVHTKRQFYRDCNISGTIDFIFGDGAAVLQNCLILARKPMDNQQNIVTAQGRKDRRQTTAIILHNCTISADPAFFPFREKLPTFLGRPWKEFSRTFVLQSQLDDLIDPKGWLPWFENFGLNTCFYTELDNRGPGANTSQRVKWKGVKTIGYAHAQKFTVEHFIQGNAWLPKSGVPYIPGLLPMTEAGRIH from the exons ATGGGGAACATGAAGGTTGCTGCTCTCAGCGTCTCCGCCATCGTCCTCGTGGCAATCGTGGCGACCGTCGCCGTCACCATATCGAACCTCGACTCCGAACCGGCGAAAACACAGTTCTCAAGCTCGCAGAAGAACATCAAGGACTTCTGCAACCCCACCGACTACCAGGAGACTTGCGAGAGCACCCTCTCCGCGGCGGCCGGTAACTCCACCGACCCCAAGGAGCTCGTCAACCTGGCCTTCCAGATCACGATCGACCAGATCAAGGAGGCCTTCAACCACTCCACCGTGTTGTCGGAGGCTGCCAAGAACCCACGCACCTCCGATGCGCTCGAGAACTGCCGCGAGCTCCTCGACTACGCCATCGACGACCTCAGGAGCTCCATCGACCAGCTCGAAGGCTTCTCCCTGATCAAGCTCGACAAGTTCCTGGACGACCTCAAGGTGTGGATCAGCGCCTCCATCACGTATCAGGAGACGTGCCTCGACGGGTTCGAGAACACGACCACCAACGCCGCGGAGTCGATGCGGAAGGCGCTGAACAGCTCCGCCGAGATGACGAGCAACATCTTGGCCATCGTCATCAATTTGGACAACACGCTCGACTCCCTCAACCTTGGTATCAGCCGGAAGCTCCTCGCCGAAGAGTACCCGTCGTGGGTCTCCCTCGGCAAGAGAAGGCTCCTCCAGCTGAGCCCAGCCGAGCTGAAGCCCAACGTCACTGTAGCTCAGGATGGCACCGGCGACGTGAAGACCATCAGCGATGCCCTCCTCCGCGTCCCGAAGAAAAGCAACCATACATTCGTCATCTACATCAAGGAAGGAGTGTACAAGGAGAAAGTTCAGGTTAACCGGAGCCTCACCAACGTGATTATGGTCGGCGACGGGACGAACAAGACTAAGATAACCGGCAGCCTCAACTACATCGACGGCACCGCGACCTTCAAAACCGCCACTGTCG CTGTCATTGGCGATGGATTCATCGGCAAGGACCTCTGGATCGAGAACTCGGCCGGGGCGGCGAAGCACCAGGCGGTGGCGCTCCGTGTGCAGTCCGACAAGTCGGTCTTCTACAACGTGCGGATTGACGGGTACCAGGACACGCTCTACGTCCATACCAAGCGCCAGTTCTACCGCGACTGCAACATCTCCGGCACCATCGACTTCATCTTTGGCGACGGCGCGGCGGTGTTACAGAACTGCCTGATCCTGGCGAGGAAGCCGATGGACAACCAGCAGAACATCGTGACGGCGCAGGGGCGCAAGGACCGGCGCCAGACCACAGCCATCATCCTCCACAACTGCACCATCAGCGCCGACCCCGCCTTCTTCCCCTTCCGGGAGAAGCTACCGACGTTCCTCGGCCGGCCGTGGAAAGAGTTCTCGAGGACTTTCGTGCTGCAGTCGCAGCTGGACGATCTGATCGACCCAAAGGGGTGGCTTCCGTGGTTCGAGAACTTCGGCCTCAACACCTGCTTCTACACCGAGCTCGACAACCGCGGCCCCGGCGCCAACACGAGCCAAAGGGTGAAGTGGAAGGGGGTGAAGACCATCGGCTACGCCCACGCCCAGAAGTTCACCGTCGAGCACTTCATCCAGGGCAACGCATGGTTGCCGAAGTCCGGCGTGCCCTACATTCCCGGCCTCCTGCCGATGACCGAGGCCGGCAGAATCCACTGA
- the LOC135638157 gene encoding uncharacterized protein LOC135638157, with amino-acid sequence MDLENHRNGEALKTTQYPLLSFDTTMDSSSSSPAPFGSDPSSPGRAAGYYFSCPASPVHYVLSSPPYSFSSSPTADPVAADEAPASGNFEFDGADPGGTMTSADELFLNGLIRPIKVHSHVLRPRPLPPLMDFGDEDDEEGEEKEWQEKEEGRGRNLTFRSRSVHRRTRSMSPLRSPRFQWQEDEDEKQEAVKEHEVFDPDPKEASPTPPESASSSRSSSSSSGGRNSKRWIFLKDLLLYRSKSEGSGRGNGKEKEKFWHSISFSPSSKPKAPLPPSPATAGTSASSPAQEQNKTKPSQRPANGIGRRRGATAAAAAAAASPSAHERHYTANRAQSEEMRRRTFLPYRQGLLGCLGFSSRSYTTINGLAKALNPVSSG; translated from the coding sequence ATGGATCTCGAAAACCATAGGAATGGCGAAGCCCTAAAGACCACGCAGTACCCGCTGCTTTCCTTTGACACGACGATGGATAGCAGTTCCTCCTCCCCTGCCCCGTTTGGCAGCGACCCTTCCAGCCCCGGCCGTGCCGCTGGCTACTACTTCAGCTGTCCCGCCAGCCCCGTCCACTacgtcctctcctctcctccttactccttctcctcctcacccACCGCCGACCCGGTGGCGGCCGACGAGGCCCCCGCCTCCGGGAACTTCGAGTTCGACGGCGCGGACCCCGGCGGGACGATGACCTCCGCCGACGAGCTCTTCCTTAACGGCCTGATCCGCCCGATCAAGGTCCACTCTCACGTCCTGCGCCCGCGACCACTCCCGCCGCTGATGGATTTTGGTGACGAGGACGAcgaggaaggagaggagaaggaGTGGCAGGAAAAGGAGGAGGGGAGGGGACGGAATCTGACGTTTCGGAGCAGATCCGTCCATCGGAGGACCAGATCCATGTCGCCCCTTCGAAGCCCTCGGTTCCAGTGGCAAGAAGACGAGGACGAGAAGCAAGAAGCGGTGAAGGAGCACGAGGTGTTCGACCCGGATCCTAAGGAAGCATCGCCAACGCCGCCGGAGTCGGCGTCATCCTCGCGCTCATCATCCTCTTCTTCGGGCGGCAGGAACTCCAAAAGATGGATCTTTCTCAAAGATCTCCTCCTCTACCGAAGCAAAAGCGAAGGGAGCGGGCGGGGGAACGGCAAGGAAAAGGAAAAGTTCTGGCACTCGATCTCCTTCTCCCCGTCGTCCAAACCGAAGGCCCCACTGCCGCCATCTCCGGCGACGGCGGGGACGTCAGCTTCGTCACCGGCACAGGAGCAGAACAAGACAAAGCCGTCGCAGAGGCCAGCGAACGGGATAGGGAGGCGACGTGGCGCCACCgctgctgcggcggcggcggcggcttctCCATCGGCACACGAGCGGCACTACACGGCGAACCGAGCCCAGTCGGAGGAGATGAGGCGGCGGACATTCCTGCCGTACCGCCAGGGTCTCCTAGGCTGCTTGGGCTTCAGTTCCCGAAGCTACACCACCATCAATGGCCTCGCCAAGGCCCTCAATCCCGTCTCCTCCGGGTAA